A DNA window from Zingiber officinale cultivar Zhangliang chromosome 3A, Zo_v1.1, whole genome shotgun sequence contains the following coding sequences:
- the LOC122051247 gene encoding protein NLP3-like: MSDARRHSSRPLMDLDIDLDGSPWPPSFAATPLSQFVISSSPSLPPPLLPPPSLLIGHPSSLLWIAEDTAAEVSSARIGDQAFFNDTTEKAYGAEGNKRQLQPATEEHVDASCVIKERMTQALRRFKKSTDQHVLAQVWAPAKNGDRCVLTTSGQPFVLDPQSTTLLQYRTVSLMYIFSVDEDECDAYLGLPGRVFTKKMPEWTPNVQYYSSKEYQRLNYALLYNIQGTLALPVFDPAGQSCIAVVELVLTSQKVNYAYDVDKVCKALETVNLKSSEIVDLAKVVIANDGRQAALAGILEILTIVCEAQKLPLAQAWVPCRHRTILAHGGGLKKTCSSFDGSCMGQVCMSTTDVAFYIVDSHFWGFREACLEHHLQKGQGVAGMAFALRRPCFSSDITKYCKSEYPLVHYARMFKLAGCLAICLRSVYSGDDDYILEFFLPAYCKSPVEQQDMLKSILALLKQCFQNMKIITHMEFEEAISLELVYLVADDTELRRGLLSSQNIDTSLNVSPPENNIWEAGENDELANNKNESLDLHETPDPDVKIEGNIISGSISLAKKTIKTPGKRRGKAEKMISLDVLQQYFSGSLKDAARRLGVCPTTMKRICRHHGISRWPSRKINKVNRSLSKLKHVIESVQGDGSLDLTSLAGAVPATIDCVPWPVNLERLKNFEEGVKGREFSLEEPHDRDDLQQKSIPLQLNIDDAYLQQGPANNSRCSKSGSSLDDSMDAPISQGSCQSGPVNEIFTSNQPPLDSNQGLDVGSSSKFLLENDCDQKLPNENFLPSPFIAEEPQTPVEMAIKDSESTKDLRNLCVFGREASQDGCAMIPNDTALKNWAVQENNTLTIKASYKDDIIRFRLPTDAGVVPLKYEISRRFKLDVGTFDIKYLDDDHEWVMLACDSDLEECIDISRLSGAYIIRLSVHDVITNLGSSCESSEFDHQIFGARHFNTA, encoded by the exons ATGTCCGACGCTAGACGTCACTCGTCGCGCCCGCTGATGGACCTCGACATCGATCTCGATGGCTCCCCGTGGCCTCCCTCCTTCGCCGCGACCCCCCTGTCCCAGTTTGTAATCTCCTCGTCCCCTTCTCTTCCGCCGCCGCTTCTTCCGCCTCCGTCTCTATTGATCGGACATCCTTCGTCGCTGCTTTGGATCGCGGAGGATACAGCTGCCGAAGTATCGAGCGCTCGTATTGGGGATCAGGCATTTTTCAATG ATACAACTGAGAAGGCCTATGGAGCCGAGGGAAACAAGAGGCAGCTTCAACCAGCAACAGAAGAGCATGTAGATGCATCCTGTGTGATCAAAGAGAGGATGACACAGGCACTACGGCGCTTTAAGAAATCCACAGATCAGCATGTACTGGCTCAGGTGTGGGCACCTGCAAAGAACGGGGACCGTTGTGTTCTCACAACTTCAGGGCAACCCTTCGTCTTGGATCCTCAGAGTACAACGCTCCTACAGTACAGGACAGTGTCTCTGATGTACATATTTTCTGTAGATGAGGATGAATGTGATGCATATCTCGGTCTGCCTGGTCGTGTCTTTACTAAAAAAATGCCAGAATGGACACCAAATGTGCAGTACTATAGCAGCAAGGAGTATCAGCGACTTAACTATGCCCTGCTTTATAATATTCAGGGGACCTTGGCATTGCCAGTTTTTGACCCTGCTGGTCAGTCCTGCATTGCGGTGGTTGAGCTAGTCTTGACATCACAAAAGGTCAACTATGCCTATGATGTTGATAAAGTTTGCAAAGCTCTTGAG ACTGTAAACTTAAAAAGTTCTGAAATCGTGGACCTTGCAAAAGTTGTG ATTGCTAATGATGGACGACAAGCAGCTCTAGCTGGAATTCTGGAAATTCTTACTATTGTCTGTGAAGCACAAAAGTTGCCACTTGCCCAGGCTTGGGTTCCATGCAGACATAGGACTATTCTGGCTCACGGTGGTGGGCTTAAGAAGACTTGTTCAAGCTTTGATGGAAGTTGCATGGGACAAGTCTGCATGTCAACTACAGATGTTGCTTTTTATATTGTTGATTCCCACTTCTGGGGCTTTAGAGAAGCTTGCCTAGAACATCATTTACAGAAGGGACAAGGTGTGGCTGGCATGGCATTTGCACTACGCAGACCATGCTTCTCTAGCGATATTACCAAGTATTGTAAAAGTGAATACCCTCTTGTACACTATGCCAGAATGTTCAAGTTAGCTGGATGTCTCGCTATATGCTTAAGAAGTGTCTACTCCGGAGACGATGATTACATATTGGAATTCTTTCTTCCAGCCTACTGTAAAAGCCCTGTTGAGCAACAAGATATGTTGAAGTCCATTTTAGCTTTGTTAAAACAATGCTTCCAGAACATGAAAATCATAACCCATATGGAATTTGAAGAAGCAATATCTCTGGAACTTGTCTATCTTGTTGCAGATGACACTGAGTTGCGACGTGGGCTCCTATCCAGTCAAAATATTGATACTAGTCTTAATGTTTCGCCGCCTGAAAATAATATCTGGGAAGCTGGAGAAAATGACGAATTGGCAAACAACAAAAATGAATCTCTGGATTTGCACGAGACTCCAGATCCTGATGTCAAAATTGAAGGCAATATAATTTCAGGTTCAATATCATTGGCCAAGAAAACTATTAAAACACCTGGGAAGAGGAGAGGCAAGGCAGAAAAGATGATCAGTTTAGATGTTCTGCAACAATATTTCTCTGGAAGTCTTAAAGATGCTGCACGGAGACTTGGTG TTTGTCCAACAACCATGAAGCGCATTTGTAGGCATCATGGAATTTCTAGATGGCCTTCTAGAAAAATCAATAAGGTCAATCGCTCTCTTTCAAAGCTGAAGCATGTCATTGAGTCAGTTCAAGGGGATGGATCGTTGGATTTGACTTCTCTAGCAGGTGCAGTACCAGCAACTATTGATTGTGTTCCATGGCCTGTTAATTTGGAAAGATTAAAGAACTTTGAGGAAGGTGTGAAGGGGAGAGAATTTTCACTTGAGGAGCCCCATGATAGAGATGATTTGCAGCAAAAATCTATTCCTCTTCAATTAAATATTGATGATGCATATCTGCAACAGGGGCCTGCCAATAATTCTCGCTGTTCAAAATCAGGAAGCTCTTTGGATGACAGCATGGATGCCCCTATTTCTCAAGGTTCATGCCAGAGCGGTCCAGTCAACGAAATCTTTACAAGTAATCAACCACCTCTTGACTCAAATCAAGGATTGGATGTTGGCTCTTCCTCAAAGTTCCTATTAGAAAATGATTGTGACCAGAAACTCCCGAATGAAAATTTTCTTCCTAGCCCATTCATTGCAGAAGAACCTCAAACACCAGTTGAAATGGCAATCAAAGATTCTGAAAGCACAAAAGATTTGAGAAATCTCTGTGTTTTTGGAAGAGAGGCTTCTCAGGATGGTTGTGCCATGATTCCGAATGATACTGCATTAAAAAACTGGGCAGTACAAGAAAATAACACACTTACCATCAAGGCAAGTTACAAAGATGACATAATCAGATTTCGATTGCCGACTGATGCTGGTGTTGTGCCTCTCAAATATGAAATTTCTAGGAGGTTCAAGCTGGATGTGGGTACATTTGATATCAAGTATCTTGATGATGATCATGAGTGGGTCATGTTGGCTTGTGACTCTGATTTGGAGGAGTGCATTGATATATCTAGATTGTCTGGAGCTTATATAATCAGACTATCTGTTCATGATGTGATTACAAACCTCGGAAGCTCCTGTGAGAGTTCAGAGTTTGATCATCAGATTTTTGGTGCAAGGCATTTCAATACAGCTTGA
- the LOC122051251 gene encoding trihelix transcription factor PTL-like isoform X1 — protein sequence MDLLELHRLVAGGAKPGFDPFNLPGFSASAAPAQPGSEYPMAPPFDPSAVVQPPPPLQLHPPPPPAEMQIFGLMESGGRSGRWPRQETLTLLEVRSRLDSRFREAAQKGPLWDEVSRIMAEEHGYQRSGRKCREKLENLYKYYKKTKEGKAGRQDGKHYRFFRQLEALYEKEERGTDCRDADQNPNFSGGNRVVDNINATATSTNLPPNFQLPSICLLSNCSTDSDGSSSSSDEEEESDRAAKEFIGGQISRFIEAQEAWMERMLRALEEAEAARVSRKEEQRQREAERQRTEAKRWASERAWTEARDAAIMRALEKISRRRRSTADD from the exons ATGGACTTGCTCGAGCTCCACCGTCTCGTCGCCGGCGGAGCAAAGCCAGGGTTCGATCCCTTTAACCTCCCTGGCTTCTCCGCCTCGGCTGCCCCCGCCCAGCCCGGATCGGAGTACCCGATGGCGCCTCCGTTCGACCCTTCTGCTGTCGTTCAGCCTCCGCCTccacttcaacttcatcctcctCCGCCGCCGGCGGAAATGCAGATCTTCGGATTGATGGAAAGTGGGGGGAGAAGCGGTCGGTGGCCGAGGCAGGAGACGCTGACGCTCCTGGAGGTGCGGTCGCGGTTGGACTCCAGATTTCGGGAAGCCGCCCAAAAGGGCCCCCTCTGGGACGAGGTTTCTAG GATCATGGCGGAGGAGCATGGGTACCAGAGGAGCGGGAGGAAGTGCAGAGAGAAGCTGGAGAATCTGTACAAGTACTACAAGAAGACCAAGGAAGGGAAAGCAGGGCGGCAGGACGGGAAGCACTACCGGTTCTTCCGGCAGCTGGAAGCCCTATACGAGAAGGAAGAGAGAGGAACCGATTGCAGAGACGCCGATCAAAATCCTAACTTTTCCGGCGGCAATCGCGTCGTCGACAACATTAATGCTACCGCCACAAGTACTAATCTGCCTCCCAACTTCCAGCTGCCTTCCATCTGCTTGTTGTCGAATTGCTCCACTGACAGCGACGGCAGCTCGTCATCGTCGGACGAGGAGGAAGAGAGCGACCGGGCTGCGAAGGAGTTCATCGGCGGGCAGATCAGTCGGTTCATCGAGGCCCAGGAGGCATGGATGGAACGGATGCTGCGGGCGCTGGAGGAGGCGGAGGCCGCGCGGGTGTCGCGGAAGGAGGAACAGCGACAGCGGGAGGCGGAGCGGCAGCGGACCGAGGCGAAGCGTTGGGCCAGCGAGCGGGCGTGGACGGAGGCGCGCGACGCGGCGATTATGAGAGCGCTGGAGAAGATTAGCCGGCGGCGGAGGTCGACGGCGGACGATTAA
- the LOC122051251 gene encoding uncharacterized protein LOC122051251 isoform X2: MDLLELHRLVAGGAKPGFDPFNLPGFSASAAPAQPGSEYPMAPPFDPSAVVQPPPPLQLHPPPPPAEMQIFGLMESGGRSGRWPRQETLTLLEVRSRLDSRFREAAQKGPLWDEVSRIMAEEHGYQRSGRKCREKLENLYKYYKKTKEGKAGRQDGKHYRFFRQLEALYEKEERGTDCRDADQNPNFSGGNRVVDNINATATTRHRRTRRKRATGLRRSSSAGRSVGSSRPRRHGWNGCCGRWRRRRPRGCRGRRNSDSGRRSGSGPRRSVGPASGRGRRRATRRL; the protein is encoded by the exons ATGGACTTGCTCGAGCTCCACCGTCTCGTCGCCGGCGGAGCAAAGCCAGGGTTCGATCCCTTTAACCTCCCTGGCTTCTCCGCCTCGGCTGCCCCCGCCCAGCCCGGATCGGAGTACCCGATGGCGCCTCCGTTCGACCCTTCTGCTGTCGTTCAGCCTCCGCCTccacttcaacttcatcctcctCCGCCGCCGGCGGAAATGCAGATCTTCGGATTGATGGAAAGTGGGGGGAGAAGCGGTCGGTGGCCGAGGCAGGAGACGCTGACGCTCCTGGAGGTGCGGTCGCGGTTGGACTCCAGATTTCGGGAAGCCGCCCAAAAGGGCCCCCTCTGGGACGAGGTTTCTAG GATCATGGCGGAGGAGCATGGGTACCAGAGGAGCGGGAGGAAGTGCAGAGAGAAGCTGGAGAATCTGTACAAGTACTACAAGAAGACCAAGGAAGGGAAAGCAGGGCGGCAGGACGGGAAGCACTACCGGTTCTTCCGGCAGCTGGAAGCCCTATACGAGAAGGAAGAGAGAGGAACCGATTGCAGAGACGCCGATCAAAATCCTAACTTTTCCGGCGGCAATCGCGTCGTCGACAACATTAATGCTACCGCCACAA CTCGTCATCGTCGGACGAGGAGGAAGAGAGCGACCGGGCTGCGAAGGAGTTCATCGGCGGGCAGATCAGTCGGTTCATCGAGGCCCAGGAGGCATGGATGGAACGGATGCTGCGGGCGCTGGAGGAGGCGGAGGCCGCGCGGGTGTCGCGGAAGGAGGAACAGCGACAGCGGGAGGCGGAGCGGCAGCGGACCGAGGCGAAGCGTTGGGCCAGCGAGCGGGCGTGGACGGAGGCGCGCGACGCGGCGATTATGA